In Deltaproteobacteria bacterium, one genomic interval encodes:
- the murI gene encoding glutamate racemase → MENPVGVFDSGVGGLTVLRELVSALPSERFVYLGDTARVPYGGKSAETVTRYAIEIANHLIRTRDIKLLVVACNTASSLALPVLRKIYKIPVVGMVDPCVRRAAALSEKRTIGVIGTLGTVRSGAYEEALRLSVPSARVRSIPCPLLVSLAEEGWADNAITRAVIAEYLAPFLTEPPDALILGCTHYPVLKGPIREYLGGGTVLIDSAEEAARVVDILLSETQVRRTVAPGEVEFLVTDDPERFARVGKGFFGQELPDVRRVAL, encoded by the coding sequence TTGGAAAACCCGGTGGGCGTGTTCGATTCCGGCGTGGGAGGGTTGACCGTCCTGCGGGAGCTGGTGTCCGCGCTTCCGTCGGAGCGGTTCGTCTACCTCGGCGACACGGCCCGCGTTCCCTACGGCGGGAAGTCCGCGGAGACCGTCACGCGGTACGCGATCGAGATCGCGAACCACCTGATCCGAACCCGCGACATCAAGCTCCTCGTGGTGGCGTGCAACACCGCCTCATCCCTTGCCCTTCCGGTCCTTCGGAAGATTTACAAGATCCCGGTGGTGGGGATGGTGGACCCGTGCGTGCGGCGCGCCGCCGCCTTGTCCGAAAAGCGGACGATCGGCGTCATCGGTACGCTCGGGACGGTTCGTTCCGGGGCGTACGAAGAGGCGCTGCGGCTCTCCGTTCCCTCGGCCCGGGTCCGGTCGATCCCGTGCCCGCTGCTCGTCTCGCTGGCGGAGGAGGGTTGGGCCGACAACGCGATCACGCGCGCCGTGATCGCGGAATACCTTGCGCCGTTTCTTACGGAGCCGCCCGACGCGCTGATCCTCGGGTGCACGCATTATCCCGTGTTAAAGGGGCCGATCCGGGAATACCTCGGGGGCGGCACCGTCCTGATCGACTCCGCCGAGGAGGCCGCGCGGGTCGTCGACATCCTGCTTTCCGAGACGCAGGTCCGCCGGACCGTGGCCCCGGGGGAGGTCGAGTTCCTCGTGACGGACGACCCGGAGCGGTTCGCGCGGGTGGGGAAGGGATTTTTCGGCCAGGAGCTGCCCGACGTGCGCCGCGTGGCGCTGTAG